Proteins encoded together in one Prochlorococcus marinus str. MIT 9211 window:
- a CDS encoding DUF938 domain-containing protein has protein sequence MANQDERLFFPATQRNRVAIANSISEYIPCSGTVLEIASGSGEHAVFFQTIFNHITWQTSDPHKTNRNSILSWIISEGLTSRMKEPLDIDVNIVPWQVSNYLSSRIRAIVCINMIHVTEWSSTLSLFNEALNHLKKGDPLIIYGPFKRNGRYTSISNENFDKSLKIIDSNWGLRDLDLINKLAIDLGYNNLNIIDMPANNFLAVYRKNL, from the coding sequence ATCGCTAATCAGGACGAAAGACTCTTTTTCCCTGCTACTCAGCGTAACAGAGTTGCTATAGCAAATTCAATCTCTGAGTATATTCCATGCAGTGGGACTGTGCTTGAAATAGCAAGTGGAAGTGGTGAACATGCTGTTTTCTTTCAAACTATCTTCAATCATATTACTTGGCAAACTAGTGATCCACATAAAACTAATAGAAATAGCATCCTATCTTGGATAATCTCTGAGGGATTAACTAGTAGGATGAAAGAGCCATTAGATATTGATGTCAATATTGTTCCTTGGCAAGTTTCCAACTATTTAAGTTCAAGGATTAGAGCGATAGTATGTATAAACATGATCCATGTCACAGAATGGTCTTCTACTTTATCTCTTTTCAATGAAGCCCTTAATCATCTTAAGAAGGGTGATCCACTTATCATTTATGGCCCATTTAAAAGAAATGGGAGATATACAAGTATTAGCAACGAGAATTTTGATAAATCATTGAAGATTATAGATTCAAATTGGGGACTGCGAGATCTTGATCTAATTAATAAGTTAGCAATAGATCTTGGCTATAATAATTTAAACATTATTGATATGCCTGCAAATAATTTCTTGGCTGTTTATAGGAAAAACCTATAA
- a CDS encoding SOS response-associated peptidase: MRHSFGVVAEGFFLFVLVLRMCGTYSLSVDLENLPRPIKNSLSSKHKKNYQPRELIRPSEPILSLKAEGEKTSASLMLWGLIPSWAKNLEKCPKPFNARAETILDKPTFRNAWRHHRCLIPASAFYEKSHLIKRKDSAVFWLAGLWNRWISADGSEIDTCSVITTQSNNLVKPIHSRMPLIISMGFENYWIKQKDALELRTLERILLDKWSPEGWIVKPMLSTKKSYQMSLF, encoded by the coding sequence TTGAGACATTCCTTCGGAGTAGTTGCCGAGGGTTTTTTTTTATTTGTTCTCGTCTTAAGAATGTGTGGAACTTACTCACTCTCAGTTGACCTGGAAAATCTGCCTCGACCAATAAAGAACAGCTTAAGCTCAAAGCATAAAAAGAATTATCAACCTCGTGAGCTAATCAGACCATCTGAACCAATCCTTTCCTTAAAAGCCGAAGGTGAGAAGACTTCTGCTTCCTTGATGCTATGGGGTCTAATCCCTAGTTGGGCCAAGAATTTAGAGAAATGTCCTAAACCATTTAATGCAAGAGCCGAAACAATTTTAGATAAACCCACTTTTAGAAATGCTTGGAGGCATCATCGCTGTCTAATCCCTGCATCTGCCTTTTATGAAAAAAGCCATCTAATAAAGAGAAAAGATTCTGCTGTATTTTGGCTGGCTGGCCTTTGGAATAGATGGATTAGTGCGGACGGATCAGAAATAGACACTTGTTCTGTGATCACAACACAATCAAATAATCTTGTTAAGCCTATTCATTCTCGAATGCCACTCATAATCTCTATGGGGTTTGAGAATTACTGGATTAAACAAAAAGATGCTCTTGAATTAAGAACCTTGGAAAGAATTCTTTTAGATAAATGGAGCCCAGAAGGCTGGATTGTAAAACCAATGTTATCCACAAAGAAAAGCTATCAAATGAGCTTATTTTAA
- a CDS encoding ArnT family glycosyltransferase — protein MELFRPLYRINKKLLFWGLIAIIWIISTYYDRTWWNNSNLVPAWDQADYLNSALSHGRALGVLQGGAWEGFRGLISHSPKIPPLASFVNGTIIAFSGDAPKDAAWSLSIWHGLLLFSVAGIGAKLNGRFFSCISVIFVSIAPALVALRLNYVLEMPLCAATTLAIWQLGSWVKPDSDNNKNRVYIAAACCSIALLIKQSSLLILFPSVIWAIIKVVNTKEINNRQIFYFLFITFSSILPWFKHNWITVISGTNRAVISSAINEGDPSIFNLDGWTYYFSIIPKQIGIFFFIIGLSGLIFHFIKRIKELKIYNSNEQLGKVFTADSFFFKWLVFNSIFCWFLTTIVPNKDPRYITPILPLLIIILSFGWYEFGKFLFKKLSKITYFVTLIVIPSIIISSLPLMRKISLSSTNRHKDWQIENIINEVRLMSEDNESLTVIVVPSFAELNQHNISYYGRRNGTNIIARQLGKHSSDIEPCLKQCEWILLAEGDISTGNSVRPSAYALDHAVRSSNYFYKIKEFNRVKGGQYSLWKRKPQFVNYTNFADSFQVLAKGLEEGPIGVKRVFDIIAVQHMIDGHKKYQAIVRELSLKKLGENPEDTNAHWSLGLLAILENRPREADFHFSKLESLLQSNPWPSAYRSIVNLANWNPWQAYSISSNSLRAHDDPVLKAINDISYIFSGGLWRITSTYNSLKEAITQIDSSTS, from the coding sequence ATGGAATTATTTAGACCGCTTTATAGGATCAACAAAAAACTTCTTTTTTGGGGACTAATTGCCATCATATGGATCATTTCTACATATTATGATCGAACTTGGTGGAACAATAGTAATTTAGTTCCTGCATGGGATCAGGCAGATTATTTAAATAGTGCTCTTTCTCATGGTAGAGCGCTTGGGGTATTACAAGGTGGGGCATGGGAAGGCTTTAGAGGACTAATAAGCCATTCTCCAAAAATTCCACCTTTAGCCTCATTTGTAAATGGAACAATAATTGCATTTTCGGGTGATGCTCCTAAAGACGCTGCCTGGAGCCTAAGTATTTGGCATGGATTACTACTATTTAGTGTTGCAGGCATAGGGGCTAAACTAAATGGAAGGTTTTTTAGCTGCATATCAGTCATATTTGTATCTATAGCTCCTGCTCTTGTCGCCTTAAGGTTGAATTATGTTCTAGAGATGCCTCTATGTGCTGCAACAACCTTGGCAATATGGCAACTAGGTTCTTGGGTGAAACCTGATAGTGATAACAATAAAAATAGAGTCTATATAGCAGCAGCTTGCTGTTCAATTGCCCTTCTAATTAAGCAAAGCTCATTGCTAATATTATTTCCCTCAGTTATATGGGCAATTATTAAAGTAGTAAATACAAAAGAAATTAATAACAGGCAAATATTTTACTTTTTATTCATTACATTTAGCAGCATTCTGCCTTGGTTTAAACACAATTGGATTACAGTTATTAGCGGAACAAATAGGGCTGTTATTTCATCTGCTATCAATGAGGGAGACCCGTCTATATTTAATTTAGATGGGTGGACTTATTATTTCAGTATTATACCTAAGCAAATAGGTATATTCTTTTTTATAATTGGTCTAAGTGGTTTAATTTTCCACTTCATTAAGAGAATTAAAGAGTTAAAGATCTACAATAGTAATGAACAGCTAGGTAAAGTATTTACAGCAGATAGTTTTTTCTTTAAATGGCTGGTATTTAATTCCATCTTTTGCTGGTTCCTTACGACAATAGTTCCAAATAAAGATCCACGTTACATAACTCCCATATTGCCATTATTAATCATAATCTTATCTTTTGGTTGGTACGAATTTGGCAAGTTCTTATTTAAAAAGCTATCAAAGATTACTTATTTTGTTACCTTAATAGTTATTCCCTCTATTATAATATCTTCACTTCCTTTAATGAGAAAAATCAGTCTTTCCAGTACAAATAGACATAAGGATTGGCAGATTGAAAATATAATAAATGAGGTTCGTTTAATGTCTGAGGATAATGAGAGTCTTACAGTAATTGTGGTTCCAAGTTTTGCAGAATTAAACCAGCATAATATTAGTTATTATGGAAGAAGGAACGGTACCAACATAATAGCTAGGCAGCTGGGTAAACACTCTAGCGATATAGAGCCATGTCTGAAACAATGTGAATGGATTCTTCTTGCTGAAGGTGATATCTCTACTGGAAATTCAGTACGACCATCGGCTTACGCTTTAGATCATGCAGTGCGAAGCAGTAATTATTTCTATAAAATCAAAGAATTTAATCGAGTAAAGGGTGGTCAATATTCTCTATGGAAAAGAAAACCGCAATTTGTTAATTATACTAATTTCGCGGATTCTTTCCAAGTATTAGCCAAAGGGTTAGAAGAAGGTCCTATAGGAGTAAAAAGAGTCTTTGATATCATTGCTGTTCAACATATGATTGATGGACATAAAAAGTATCAAGCAATAGTAAGAGAGCTATCCTTGAAGAAGCTAGGCGAAAATCCTGAGGATACTAATGCACATTGGAGCTTGGGCTTGCTTGCCATTCTTGAAAACAGACCAAGGGAAGCTGATTTCCATTTCTCAAAGCTTGAAAGCTTACTCCAGAGCAATCCGTGGCCAAGTGCTTATCGTTCTATAGTAAATCTTGCAAATTGGAATCCATGGCAAGCTTATTCAATATCAAGTAATTCACTAAGGGCACATGATGATCCTGTTCTCAAAGCAATTAATGATATTAGCTATATCTTTTCTGGAGGATTATGGAGGATTACATCTACCTATAATTCACTAAAAGAGGCAATTACTCAAATTGATAGCTCGACTAGTTAA
- a CDS encoding DUF3104 domain-containing protein, with the protein MSSVVEDLHNIKRGDYVLVQREADKDWYIAEIIACIEGPRIPEDWTFFQVHNIDTGFIELISTDYVKGIVKTRNTY; encoded by the coding sequence GTGTCTTCCGTGGTTGAAGATCTTCACAATATTAAAAGGGGAGACTACGTTCTCGTTCAGCGGGAGGCCGATAAAGATTGGTATATTGCCGAGATAATTGCATGTATAGAAGGGCCAAGGATTCCAGAAGATTGGACCTTTTTCCAGGTTCACAATATAGATACAGGTTTTATAGAGCTAATCAGTACTGACTATGTTAAAGGAATAGTAAAGACTAGAAACACCTATTAA
- a CDS encoding type II secretion system protein GspD: MSVFSRYFSVLLIIFVSSFSGDVLQASGSRSKDKTTSNSINKNNLIFDASRKNRGPQAPPLGGMAVGEIFINSRGFVDLEGPKTTITLVKASPIDSLLTLSRIANYGFLHVKDNVDESSDKSTDLVTLSFREENYQKVLNSILLAAGLQGKQEGNILMVGKDVLSKSFGPQVSRVYRLNQVSASAAADYLGSLGAKMTKVWTKTNMFSGSESTDGISTATNGNPDEIFSYTSNIGPLRGLIGTTDSRLQTITLIGDPYLVSIAEKYLKQLDLRQRQVALSVKVIDVLLNNTTDMKNAFEYGIGDNYIINSESKGLMYMFGNKSFSPTDFSVTDSFSLASRKFMGWFRSKVLTNNAKILANPTLILGESQEEILGGSEVSGSLGLGDSTIGRPWANEGFVKVGTSVVTNYTISSAEDGSTLCEPQTDIAGITFGAKVHKIDDNGYVTFSLSPNISAVSETQSIGDCGNISTLSIRRLDTGNIRVRDGDTLVLTGVIKEDDTKAITKTPVLGDIPLFGRLFRTNSTVRKKSELIIMVTPKVIKDSLTYSKTNDTTLSDVNNR; encoded by the coding sequence TTGTCTGTATTTAGCAGGTACTTCTCTGTACTCCTCATTATATTTGTATCTTCTTTTTCGGGAGATGTACTTCAAGCAAGTGGATCTAGGTCTAAGGATAAAACAACATCTAACTCAATTAATAAAAATAATTTAATTTTTGACGCAAGCAGAAAAAATCGGGGTCCCCAAGCTCCACCTCTTGGTGGAATGGCAGTTGGTGAAATATTTATAAATAGTAGAGGATTTGTTGACTTAGAAGGTCCTAAGACAACTATTACTTTAGTAAAAGCAAGTCCAATAGATTCATTGCTTACATTATCTAGGATTGCTAACTATGGATTCCTTCATGTGAAGGATAACGTAGATGAATCTTCTGATAAAAGTACAGATTTAGTAACTCTTTCATTTAGAGAAGAAAATTACCAAAAGGTATTGAATAGTATACTTTTAGCTGCTGGACTTCAAGGAAAGCAAGAAGGAAATATACTAATGGTCGGTAAAGATGTTTTAAGTAAAAGTTTTGGACCTCAGGTTTCTAGGGTTTATCGCTTAAATCAAGTATCTGCTTCAGCAGCAGCAGACTATTTAGGAAGCTTAGGAGCAAAAATGACAAAAGTCTGGACTAAAACCAATATGTTTAGTGGATCTGAAAGTACTGATGGTATATCAACAGCTACAAATGGAAACCCAGATGAGATTTTCTCTTATACTTCTAATATAGGACCTCTTAGAGGCTTAATAGGAACTACTGATAGTCGACTTCAGACAATTACTCTGATTGGGGACCCATATTTAGTCTCAATTGCAGAAAAGTATTTAAAACAATTGGATCTTCGCCAAAGACAAGTTGCTTTGTCAGTAAAGGTAATAGATGTACTTTTAAACAATACTACTGATATGAAGAACGCATTCGAATATGGAATTGGGGATAACTACATTATTAATTCAGAGTCTAAAGGATTGATGTATATGTTTGGTAATAAGTCATTCTCTCCAACTGATTTTTCTGTCACAGATTCATTTTCTCTAGCAAGTAGGAAGTTTATGGGTTGGTTTAGATCTAAGGTCCTAACCAATAATGCAAAAATACTTGCTAACCCCACTTTGATTCTGGGTGAAAGTCAGGAAGAGATACTTGGTGGATCAGAAGTATCTGGATCTCTAGGTTTAGGCGACTCAACTATTGGACGACCTTGGGCGAATGAAGGTTTTGTAAAAGTAGGTACATCTGTTGTTACTAATTACACTATTTCTAGTGCTGAGGATGGTTCAACTTTATGCGAGCCTCAGACTGATATTGCAGGAATAACTTTTGGAGCAAAAGTCCATAAAATTGATGATAATGGTTATGTAACATTTAGCCTTAGCCCTAATATATCTGCAGTATCTGAGACACAATCAATAGGTGACTGTGGAAATATATCTACCTTAAGCATTAGACGTCTTGATACAGGTAACATAAGAGTTCGAGATGGAGATACTCTTGTTTTGACTGGTGTAATAAAAGAGGATGATACAAAGGCAATTACTAAGACACCCGTCCTGGGTGATATCCCATTGTTTGGAAGATTATTTCGAACCAACTCTACTGTGAGAAAAAAGAGTGAACTTATTATTATGGTTACCCCAAAAGTTATAAAAGACAGCTTAACTTATAGTAAAACTAATGATACTACGTTATCTGATGTGAATAATAGATGA
- a CDS encoding PilN domain-containing protein: MRARRTNSRKNRSYFNATKKLVRKGSYLGIGIITIVISSFILIYSRIMLYEREKTSLESYVREYDLLEKKLNVESNRMKDLASFNSKLVKDIANIISNSAFLKEISNIIPSGIKLTSLSIKGGKIVLEGLAVEDKGVEAINRFVIKLASSKFFKPAIIIDNIKNEGQLASLDEGDGFNLRFKILGEVSSEVTPLDKLTLLELGSYGMANRIDYLESQGLNQ, encoded by the coding sequence TTGAGAGCAAGAAGAACTAACTCTAGAAAAAACAGATCTTATTTTAACGCTACTAAAAAGTTAGTTAGGAAAGGAAGTTATTTAGGAATTGGTATTATCACTATAGTAATCTCTTCTTTTATTCTTATTTATTCAAGAATAATGCTGTATGAGAGGGAAAAAACTAGTCTTGAAAGTTATGTTAGAGAATATGATTTATTAGAGAAGAAGCTGAATGTTGAATCTAATAGGATGAAGGATTTAGCAAGTTTTAATTCCAAGTTAGTAAAGGACATAGCTAATATAATTTCCAACTCGGCTTTTCTAAAAGAAATTAGTAACATAATCCCTTCAGGTATTAAATTAACCTCTCTTTCTATAAAAGGTGGTAAAATTGTTTTAGAGGGATTAGCAGTTGAGGATAAAGGAGTTGAGGCTATTAATAGGTTTGTTATAAAATTAGCCAGTTCGAAATTCTTCAAGCCAGCTATTATTATTGATAATATTAAAAATGAAGGTCAACTGGCAAGTTTAGACGAAGGCGATGGATTTAACTTGAGGTTTAAAATTCTTGGAGAAGTTAGTTCAGAGGTGACTCCATTAGACAAGTTAACTTTATTAGAGTTGGGATCATATGGTATGGCTAATAGGATTGATTATCTGGAATCCCAGGGGCTTAATCAATGA
- the pilM gene encoding pilus assembly protein PilM, with amino-acid sequence MATTDLTRKISSLTLKDILKKLQDYRKQISHRVVLIDFRVDEINIAVASSGDKNNINFNKFVRIDIPPEALDKSIPTDTNLMAELLKDVLEENGVLSLKCSIVLSSDTTYTRLIDIPSDLNDQQAYKYVSDPSSVLQIPIPLTKSDFDISSTSFHPKNINGTTLKKYFLSSIPKKSSDTIISTLFSAGLDVCTIDFNFLCQLRLINNHISSLGDNNYIVLLELVGECTHMILADSSGPIFIDRLASIKNYNDISYNTKDLYESSSVKDNGSPSSKRSMKISKLDLRVLVRELKKSIRLFFKENSLKGTVSVYLSGVNSQHEDIVNSLGESLNLPVHLISPVHSPGIGKVNFDPTKFSPQGISRLLGLGLSLIDQRSSSYKTHSVNSNIVESYIPDKLRIISALDNSKSDPSFKNVNKTNLIPKQGKSNLIDLSNQSYNNQQISEEITSTSIQQLNSKQPLENKPFDTIDKPSIPTLASSTNNPLSSTKNNSISASNLENPNLKYTKESNHKIIPSGKDIPLELRDNEGLTSSETKPIVNSSISINNEGFKTSEGPHSENLSEETSKFSMDASFLGIDQDISESMASQEEITLTNESKDLVDDKDDATEFRMDTTFLDIEENND; translated from the coding sequence ATGGCCACTACAGACCTTACTCGGAAAATTTCATCTTTAACCCTAAAAGATATACTTAAAAAATTACAAGATTATAGAAAGCAGATTTCTCATAGAGTTGTACTCATTGACTTCAGAGTTGATGAGATAAATATAGCTGTTGCTAGTTCTGGCGATAAAAACAATATAAATTTTAATAAGTTCGTTCGAATTGACATTCCACCAGAGGCTTTGGATAAGTCTATCCCAACAGATACTAATCTGATGGCAGAACTTCTTAAGGATGTCCTTGAAGAGAATGGTGTTTTATCTCTAAAATGCTCAATAGTTTTGTCATCTGACACTACCTATACAAGACTTATTGATATTCCTTCTGACTTAAACGATCAGCAAGCTTATAAATATGTTTCTGACCCTTCTTCTGTTCTCCAAATACCTATACCTTTGACTAAATCAGATTTCGATATAAGTTCTACTTCGTTCCATCCTAAAAACATTAATGGAACTACACTTAAAAAGTATTTTTTAAGCTCAATTCCAAAGAAGTCTAGCGATACAATAATATCTACATTGTTTTCTGCTGGTCTTGATGTATGTACTATTGATTTCAATTTTCTATGCCAATTGCGCCTTATAAATAATCATATAAGTTCATTAGGAGATAATAATTACATCGTTTTACTAGAACTTGTAGGAGAATGTACGCACATGATATTGGCTGATAGCTCAGGCCCTATATTTATTGATCGCCTAGCCTCAATAAAGAATTATAATGACATCTCCTATAATACCAAGGATCTCTATGAATCTTCTTCAGTAAAAGATAATGGCTCTCCTTCTAGCAAAAGATCTATGAAAATATCTAAGCTTGATCTTCGTGTTTTAGTAAGAGAATTAAAAAAATCAATTCGTTTGTTTTTTAAAGAAAATTCCTTAAAAGGTACTGTAAGTGTTTACCTCTCTGGAGTAAACAGCCAACACGAGGATATTGTTAACTCTTTAGGTGAATCATTAAACCTACCAGTACATTTAATCTCACCAGTCCATTCCCCAGGTATTGGCAAAGTAAATTTTGACCCTACAAAATTTTCACCTCAAGGTATCTCTAGATTACTTGGACTTGGCTTATCTTTGATTGATCAGAGATCATCATCATATAAGACTCACTCCGTTAATTCAAATATAGTCGAATCCTACATTCCAGATAAGCTAAGAATAATTAGCGCATTAGATAATTCTAAATCTGACCCTTCATTTAAGAATGTAAACAAAACCAACTTAATTCCTAAGCAAGGTAAATCAAACCTCATCGATCTATCGAATCAATCTTATAATAATCAACAAATATCAGAAGAGATTACTAGTACATCCATACAGCAATTAAACTCTAAACAGCCTCTTGAAAATAAGCCTTTTGACACTATAGATAAACCTTCTATACCAACTCTTGCTTCTAGTACTAATAATCCTTTATCTAGTACTAAAAATAATAGCATTTCAGCATCTAATTTGGAAAATCCAAATTTAAAATATACTAAAGAATCTAATCACAAAATAATCCCCTCTGGTAAAGACATTCCTCTTGAGCTCAGAGACAATGAAGGACTAACAAGTTCAGAAACAAAGCCTATAGTTAATTCATCAATTTCAATTAATAATGAAGGCTTCAAAACATCTGAAGGACCCCACTCAGAGAATCTCTCTGAGGAAACTTCTAAGTTTTCAATGGATGCCTCTTTTTTAGGTATAGATCAAGATATTTCAGAATCAATGGCATCTCAGGAAGAAATCACATTAACTAATGAATCAAAGGATTTAGTGGATGATAAAGATGATGCAACTGAATTTAGGATGGATACTACTTTTCTCGATATAGAAGAAAATAATGATTGA
- a CDS encoding type II secretion system F family protein yields MAKYGSANNNSTLKNDSADNSNNRKSTLSNSYLAPNSKLKVNQKDLLVFFRQLSVMLQSGVPLAQGLELLSENMINKKFAACIFDISRRLSGGQELSSCLRIYPRIFAPITIGLIEAGEAGGILSKVLERIALLLEANAKLKGQITGALVYPLVVLVLAVTISLALLIFIVPTFKELFDGLGAELPGLTAFMLLLSNIVTSTGFLVGAPITIFIVIYFIKTIYSNKSGREVIDRLILKVPLFGDLILRSEIASMSDTLSTLVNSGVPLVESLERCLSASGNEIIKIAIKKSVTMIQQGQSLSYALSLSKVMPRLMFSMIRIGEETGELSFMLENLSDFYKREVEETVSALTKAMEPLVIFVVAIIVGTIVVALYLPMFDLINKMG; encoded by the coding sequence ATGGCTAAATATGGCTCGGCTAATAACAACTCCACTTTAAAAAATGATTCCGCAGATAATTCTAATAATAGAAAATCCACTTTAAGTAATAGCTATCTTGCACCTAATTCAAAATTAAAGGTAAATCAAAAAGATCTTTTAGTTTTCTTTAGACAACTTTCTGTAATGCTTCAAAGTGGTGTTCCTTTAGCCCAGGGTCTCGAATTACTTTCAGAGAATATGATAAACAAAAAATTTGCTGCCTGTATATTTGATATATCAAGAAGATTGAGTGGTGGCCAAGAACTTTCAAGCTGCCTGAGAATATATCCAAGAATATTCGCACCGATAACAATCGGTTTAATTGAAGCTGGAGAAGCTGGTGGAATACTATCTAAAGTTCTTGAGCGGATAGCCTTATTGCTTGAAGCCAATGCAAAGCTCAAAGGACAAATCACTGGTGCTTTGGTATACCCTTTAGTTGTTTTAGTTCTTGCAGTTACTATTAGCTTAGCTTTATTGATATTTATAGTTCCAACATTTAAGGAATTATTTGATGGCTTAGGTGCTGAATTACCTGGGCTAACAGCATTTATGTTGTTACTGTCTAATATAGTTACATCAACAGGGTTTCTTGTTGGGGCTCCAATCACAATATTTATAGTAATTTACTTTATAAAGACTATTTATTCTAACAAGTCAGGCCGGGAAGTTATAGATAGATTAATACTTAAAGTACCACTATTTGGTGATTTAATTCTTAGATCAGAAATTGCATCAATGAGTGACACATTAAGTACCTTAGTTAACTCAGGAGTACCACTCGTAGAAAGTTTAGAAAGATGTCTTTCTGCATCGGGCAATGAAATAATCAAAATTGCAATTAAAAAGTCAGTGACGATGATTCAACAGGGGCAGTCATTAAGCTATGCGCTTTCACTATCTAAAGTCATGCCTAGGCTAATGTTCTCAATGATAAGGATTGGCGAAGAAACAGGGGAGTTATCATTTATGCTAGAAAATTTATCGGACTTTTATAAGCGTGAAGTAGAGGAAACAGTTTCAGCTCTAACTAAAGCGATGGAACCACTAGTAATATTTGTAGTAGCTATTATTGTAGGAACAATTGTTGTAGCTTTATACCTACCTATGTTCGATCTTATCAATAAAATGGGTTGA
- a CDS encoding type IV pilus twitching motility protein PilT produces the protein MSISREIVSYAMKAGSSDIHLEEGSPIAVRVNSDIKISGQKLRSQDMDNLMMELLGKEKVNEFNELGDLDSSTSIEGLSRLRINAYIANEKRCLTLRLLPDNLPKWQDLGLPEPFIKLSKLERGMVLCTGPTGSGKSTTLAAFINCILETQKRHILTIEDPIEFIFEHTENSIIHQREVKRDTDSFARALKAALREDPDVIYIGEMRDLETIQLAITAAETGHLVLGTLHTSSAAKTVERIVDVFPGDQQEQARLQVSTSLAGIMSQTLCKNTLGKRSLAYELLINTPAIGNLIRERKVSQIYSQLQTGSNDGMNTLEQCLNDLVAQGLITKELALSKASVTKAIDE, from the coding sequence ATGAGCATCTCCAGAGAAATTGTTAGCTATGCCATGAAAGCAGGTTCTTCAGACATACATCTTGAAGAAGGTTCTCCAATTGCAGTTAGGGTAAATTCTGATATTAAGATAAGTGGTCAAAAGTTGCGGAGCCAAGATATGGATAACCTGATGATGGAGTTACTAGGAAAAGAAAAAGTAAATGAATTTAATGAATTAGGAGATTTAGATAGTTCAACTAGTATAGAAGGTCTTTCAAGATTAAGAATCAATGCTTACATTGCAAATGAAAAGAGATGTTTAACTTTAAGATTATTACCAGACAACCTTCCTAAATGGCAAGATCTAGGCCTTCCAGAGCCTTTTATAAAGTTATCAAAATTAGAAAGAGGTATGGTTTTGTGTACAGGACCCACAGGATCAGGGAAATCAACAACATTAGCTGCTTTTATAAATTGCATACTAGAGACACAGAAAAGGCATATACTTACAATTGAAGATCCTATTGAGTTTATTTTCGAACATACAGAAAACTCAATCATTCATCAAAGAGAGGTAAAAAGAGATACAGATTCCTTCGCAAGAGCTTTAAAAGCTGCGCTTAGGGAAGATCCAGATGTTATTTATATAGGAGAGATGAGAGACCTTGAAACAATACAACTGGCCATAACTGCAGCAGAGACTGGACATTTAGTTTTGGGTACATTACATACATCCTCTGCTGCAAAAACAGTAGAAAGAATCGTAGATGTTTTTCCTGGTGATCAACAAGAACAAGCTAGGTTGCAAGTCTCAACATCACTTGCTGGAATTATGTCTCAAACATTATGTAAGAACACTTTAGGGAAAAGATCACTTGCCTACGAGCTGCTAATAAATACACCTGCAATAGGTAACCTTATAAGAGAGAGAAAAGTAAGCCAAATCTATTCACAACTGCAAACAGGTAGCAATGATGGAATGAATACATTAGAGCAATGTCTAAATGATTTAGTTGCCCAAGGATTGATTACTAAGGAACTGGCTTTAAGTAAGGCATCTGTAACTAAGGCTATAGACGAATAA